One stretch of Mangifera indica cultivar Alphonso chromosome 9, CATAS_Mindica_2.1, whole genome shotgun sequence DNA includes these proteins:
- the LOC123224748 gene encoding F-box/kelch-repeat protein At1g55270-like: MEQQQSQSSNVLRGYRVQAPLVDSVSCYCKVDSGLKTVAEARKFVPGSKLCIQPDINPDAHKSKNSRRERSRVQPPLLPGLPDDLAIACLIRVPRAEHRKLRLVCKRWSHLLNSNFFYSLRKSLGMAEEWVYVFKRDRDGKISWNAFDPVYQLWQPLPPVPKEYSEALGFGCAVLSGCNLYLFGGKDPLRGSMRQVIFYNSRTNKWHRAPGMLRKRHFFGSCVINNCLYVAGGECEGTQRTLRYAEVYDPNKHRWRFISDMSTAMVPFIGVVYDGKWFLKGLGSHNEVMSEAYDPETNAWTPVSAGMVAGWRNPSISLNGRLYALDCRDGCKLRVYDGATDTWSRFIDSKIHMGRSRAFEAAAIVPLNGKLCIIRNNMSISLVDVSSPDKQIETNPHLWENISGKTGHLRALVTNLLSSIAGRSGLKSHIVHCQVLQA, encoded by the exons ATGGAGCAGCAGCAGAGCCAATCTTCCAATGTTCTTAGAGGGTATAGAGTTCAAGCTCCATTG GTTGATTCTGTATCATGCTATTGCAAAGTAGATTCTGGACTAAAGACTGTTGCTGAAGCTAGGAAATTTGTCCCAGGTTCAAAACTTTGTATCCAGCCTGATATCAATCCTGATGCACACAAAAGCAAAAACTCACGTAGGGAGAGGAGCAGAGTCCAGCCACCACTCCTCCCTGGGCTTCCTGATGATCTTGCTATTGCATGTTTGATACGAGTTCCTCGTGCTGAACATCGAAAACTTCGTTTGGTTTGTAAGAGATGGTCTCACCTCCTAAATTCCaactttttttattctcttagAAAAAGCCTGGGAATGGCTGAAGAGTGGGTTTATGTCTTCAAGCGAGATCGTGATGGAAAGATCTCGTGGAATGCTTTTGATCCTGTCTATCAGCTCTGGCAACCCCTTCCACCAGTTCCTAAAGAATATTCAGAAGCTTTAGGTTTTGGCTGTGCTGTTCTTAGTGGTTGTAACTTGTACTTATTTGGAGGAAAAGACCCATTGAGGGGCTCTATGCGACAGGTCATCTTCTACAATTCACGGACTAATAAATGGCATAGGGCACCTGGTATGCTTCGGAAACGTCATTTCTTTGGTTCTTGTGTTATAAATAACTGCCTTTATGTGGCTGGTGGGGAATGTGAAGGAACCCAAAGGACTCTCCGATATGCTGAAGTTTATGATCCTAACAAGCACCGGTGGCGCTTTATTTCAGATATGAGCACAGCAATGGTGCCCTTTATAGGAGTTGTCTATGATGGAAAGTGGTTTCTAAAGGGCCTTGGGTCCCACAATGAAGTCATGAGTGAAGCCTATGATCCTGAAACAAATGCCTGGACTCCAGTCAGTGCTGGTATGGTTGCAGGTTGGCGTAACCCGAGCATCTCTTTAAATGGACGGCTTTATGCTTTGGATTGCCGGGATGGATGCAAACTTAGGGTTTATGATGGAGCAACAGACACTTGGAGCAGATTTATAGATAGCAAAATTCATATGGGGAGATCACGTGCATTTGAGGCTGCGGCAATTGTTCCCCTGAATGGGAAGCTTTGCATCATCCGCAACAACATGAGCATTAGTCTGGTTGATGTTTCTAGTCCTGACAAACAAATTGAGACTAACCCTCACCTATGGGAAAACATTTCTGGGAAAACTGGTCATTTAAGGGCTCTTGTTACAAATTTATTGTCTAGCATAGCTGGCCGAAGTGGTCTGAAAAGTCATATTGTTCACTGTCAGGTGCTGCAAGCATGA